The following proteins come from a genomic window of Candidatus Dependentiae bacterium:
- a CDS encoding UDP-N-acetylglucosamine--N-acetylmuramyl-(pentapeptide) pyrophosphoryl-undecaprenol N-acetylglucosamine transferase — MKKKQTICYVAGKSGGHIIPCLTFAREHKEKHPEDNILFFTTETILDIEIVTNSPDINWHIPLPLNNVLLKKWHNIFTAGFNMALTMMKSLFYLIKHRPNKIVCTGGFLAIPVIICARILAIPVQLYELNVEPGRATRFLASWSIDLFTCFEQTQAYLPQKKCIKTSYPIRFFGESAQISQKDALQKLLFSPERKTICILGGSQGSLEINHLMQQWIVQHPHLHEQIQIIHQTGRQDSFNWKAFYTQHNITHHVFSFSHEMAIYYAAADLIICRSGAGTLFEILFFGKQCITIPLQTPTNNHQVTNALAMQEEYGELFTTITKEQLTHNKQALSHHIMDKLKLNTMQSETAPYISKEL, encoded by the coding sequence ATGAAGAAAAAACAGACTATCTGTTATGTAGCAGGCAAATCGGGCGGACACATCATTCCATGCCTAACATTTGCCCGCGAACATAAAGAAAAACACCCTGAAGACAACATCCTTTTTTTTACCACGGAAACTATTCTCGATATAGAAATTGTCACCAATAGTCCCGACATTAACTGGCACATTCCACTTCCGCTTAATAATGTACTGTTAAAAAAATGGCATAACATCTTTACCGCCGGCTTCAACATGGCTTTAACCATGATGAAATCACTCTTTTATTTGATTAAACACCGTCCAAATAAAATTGTTTGCACCGGAGGTTTTCTTGCTATTCCGGTTATTATTTGCGCTCGCATTTTAGCAATTCCGGTACAACTATATGAATTAAATGTTGAACCTGGAAGAGCAACACGTTTTTTAGCTTCATGGTCAATTGATTTATTCACTTGTTTTGAACAAACACAAGCATATCTGCCACAAAAAAAATGTATCAAAACATCCTATCCAATACGTTTTTTTGGTGAATCAGCACAAATAAGTCAAAAAGATGCACTACAAAAACTTTTGTTCTCACCGGAACGTAAAACAATCTGTATTTTGGGTGGATCACAAGGGTCATTAGAAATCAACCACTTAATGCAACAATGGATTGTGCAACATCCGCATCTGCATGAACAGATACAGATCATTCATCAGACCGGCAGACAAGACAGTTTTAACTGGAAAGCATTTTATACTCAACACAATATTACCCATCATGTATTCAGCTTCAGTCATGAAATGGCTATATATTATGCTGCTGCTGATCTTATTATCTGCAGATCAGGAGCGGGAACTTTATTTGAAATTCTGTTTTTTGGTAAACAGTGCATTACCATTCCTCTGCAAACTCCCACTAATAATCATCAAGTAACAAATGCACTTGCTATGCAAGAGGAATATGGTGAACTATTTACCACGATTACAAAAGAACAACTGACACATAATAAGCAGGCATTATCTCATCATATAATGGATAAACTGAAGTTGAATACGATGCAATCAGAAACTGCACCATACATATCAAAAGAGTTATAA
- a CDS encoding tetratricopeptide repeat protein — protein sequence MKRMFLYILLMSNIIHTDFKVDDLHCSFWANYNGFNQKPTIAFGWYKKFLCKNNLPGYMYRGLLHLFQQTNNVQQIISLMPHIEESFKDDTEIQLLFIKSLQQAGLQTTADERIIKLLETQKDNQELAFHAAQVYLRRKEPENALQTINDYLAHAPERLNNFIFYFLKAQIYMLMDNKQEAIIQLQKSLDIHPSFDKGWLMFGMLHEQLGKMQQAIKGYTTFLEVSESPLPHIQEHLLRLMFKQKIAEAQGQKTSINLSCFEQALLLFKQKKYRQALEKIDDCLLKEPRDNDGKVLKAQILNAMQQTEQALNQCCHWISSDAHNGLWLELAHLIATQEHKEHYLIDQLRAIQSKQPQHLNVALYLADLYARTEQVNQATTQHKRAYQLTSDTGMRAKILAHLAILYYDYDMIDQMEHLAKQAETLQHHFAPLHNVVAYWYATQGNNFLRAQALIDNALAQEPRNPFYIDTQAMIFFKQEQYAQAEELFKKSAQLIPDEPMIIEHLAQCYIKQNKPALALSTLKKGLMYTQNKTKETFNRLIRSIETSVV from the coding sequence ATGAAAAGAATGTTTTTGTATATATTATTGATGAGCAATATAATACATACCGATTTCAAAGTTGATGATCTACATTGTTCATTTTGGGCAAATTACAATGGATTCAATCAAAAACCAACAATTGCATTCGGATGGTACAAAAAGTTTTTATGCAAAAACAATCTGCCCGGATACATGTATCGCGGGCTCCTGCATCTATTTCAGCAAACAAACAATGTCCAACAAATAATTTCACTCATGCCACACATTGAAGAATCATTCAAAGACGACACAGAAATACAACTTTTATTTATTAAATCGTTGCAACAAGCCGGATTGCAAACTACAGCTGATGAACGTATCATAAAACTTCTTGAAACCCAAAAAGACAATCAAGAGCTAGCATTTCATGCAGCACAAGTATATCTACGGCGTAAAGAACCTGAAAATGCATTACAAACCATCAACGACTACCTTGCTCACGCTCCGGAGCGATTAAATAATTTTATTTTTTACTTTCTGAAAGCACAGATCTATATGTTAATGGATAACAAACAAGAGGCTATCATTCAATTGCAAAAAAGCCTTGATATTCACCCAAGTTTTGACAAAGGTTGGCTGATGTTTGGGATGCTCCATGAACAATTGGGTAAAATGCAACAAGCAATCAAAGGATATACCACTTTTCTAGAAGTAAGCGAAAGTCCACTTCCACACATTCAAGAACACCTTTTGCGCTTAATGTTCAAACAAAAAATAGCCGAAGCACAAGGACAAAAAACATCTATTAATTTAAGTTGTTTTGAGCAAGCATTACTGCTTTTTAAACAAAAAAAATATCGCCAGGCATTGGAAAAAATTGATGATTGTCTACTCAAAGAGCCACGTGATAATGATGGCAAAGTACTCAAAGCACAAATTTTAAACGCAATGCAACAAACAGAACAAGCATTAAATCAATGCTGCCATTGGATTTCATCTGATGCACATAATGGGCTATGGCTTGAACTTGCACATCTCATTGCCACGCAAGAACATAAAGAACACTATTTAATCGATCAACTGCGTGCTATACAATCAAAGCAACCACAACATCTGAATGTAGCGCTTTATCTGGCTGATCTTTATGCGCGTACAGAACAAGTTAATCAAGCAACTACACAACATAAACGAGCATATCAACTCACATCTGATACCGGTATGCGTGCAAAAATACTCGCACATTTGGCAATTCTTTATTACGATTATGATATGATAGATCAAATGGAACATCTTGCAAAACAAGCTGAAACGTTACAACATCACTTTGCACCACTGCATAATGTTGTTGCCTATTGGTATGCAACACAAGGAAATAATTTTCTACGCGCACAAGCATTAATCGATAATGCATTAGCTCAAGAACCGCGCAACCCTTTTTATATCGATACACAAGCTATGATATTTTTCAAACAAGAACAGTATGCACAAGCAGAAGAACTGTTTAAAAAATCAGCACAATTAATTCCAGACGAACCGATGATCATAGAACATTTAGCACAATGTTATATAAAGCAAAATAAACCTGCATTAGCCCTTTCTACTTTAAAAAAAGGATTAATGTACACACAAAACAAAACCAAAGAAACTTTTAATCGCTTAATACGGAGCATAGAGACATCAGTTGTATGA
- a CDS encoding DUF721 domain-containing protein: MKSLVQNIFAHQDNWKIKLLQNWPDILGNLSTKVYLEKINDDSLVLGVADSCWMQELYMLSPLLLRTINKKLDAPRINSLRFKKVGIKKEKKQKTDVRKKQQFIAPPLLPKEKQALKKIKDPALSAAIEDFLRRCQQEI, encoded by the coding sequence ATGAAATCACTCGTACAAAACATTTTCGCACATCAAGATAATTGGAAAATTAAATTGCTCCAAAATTGGCCTGATATTTTAGGAAATTTGAGCACCAAAGTATATCTTGAAAAAATCAATGACGACAGCCTTGTATTAGGAGTTGCCGATTCCTGTTGGATGCAAGAACTTTATATGCTCTCTCCACTTTTACTACGCACTATTAACAAAAAGCTAGACGCGCCACGTATTAACTCTTTACGCTTTAAAAAAGTAGGGATAAAAAAAGAAAAAAAACAAAAGACAGATGTACGCAAAAAACAACAGTTTATTGCACCACCACTTTTGCCCAAAGAGAAGCAGGCATTAAAAAAAATAAAGGATCCTGCTCTAAGCGCTGCAATAGAAGATTTTTTGCGTCGTTGTCAACAGGAGATTTAA
- a CDS encoding archease produces MKIFEQLPHTADIKIRVFGSTKKELFKHALIGMFQVIGPYAKGCTKEGDFLVCPNLPKKHAIDIDSPDTESLLVDFLSDALWFSDVYNEAYLSADIHELSDTHIKAAIYGVEVIGFDVVEMKAVTYHDLYIKQIDDIWQAEIVFDI; encoded by the coding sequence ATGAAGATATTTGAACAGTTGCCCCATACAGCGGATATAAAAATTCGGGTTTTTGGCAGCACAAAAAAAGAGTTATTTAAGCATGCATTGATCGGTATGTTTCAAGTTATTGGGCCGTATGCAAAAGGATGTACAAAAGAAGGTGATTTTCTTGTTTGTCCGAATCTTCCAAAGAAACATGCAATTGATATTGATTCTCCTGATACTGAAAGTTTACTTGTTGATTTTTTATCCGATGCGCTATGGTTTTCAGATGTGTATAATGAAGCCTATTTGAGTGCGGATATTCATGAACTTTCAGATACGCATATTAAAGCCGCCATATATGGAGTTGAGGTTATCGGTTTTGATGTGGTAGAAATGAAAGCGGTAACGTATCACGATTTGTATATCAAGCAAATTGATGATATATGGCAAGCAGAAATTGTATTTGATATTTAG
- a CDS encoding RtcB family protein translates to MYVVSKSIRWQDLIKISDYCYEVPQSFRDDMRVSARAFITEDMFKDVSGDRSLEQLINVATLPGIQKAAFAMPDMHQGYGFPIGGVAAMAIDEGGVISPGGIGYDINCGVRLMVADATYGEVKPYLEQIATELFNAVPSGVGRGGRLKLDMHELDEVLRYGAKHMVKKGFGTQEDLDHCQEGGCMEVARPDLVTDRAKQRGADQLGTLGSGNHFLEVQKVDEIYDEEAAQVFGLQKGLLTVMIHCGSRGLGHQTCTDYVRIMNKAMPKWGYQLPDRELVCAPFLSQEAQDYYYAMAAAANFAWANRHMIGVWVREAFNNVVTNVNLTTVYDVSHNIGSVETHNINGKEKRLIMHRKGATRSFGPGHPEVPKRYRDVGQPVLIPGTMGTSSYVLAGTKEGMDVAFGSCCHGAGRRLSRTAAKKMVRGPALRKELEDHNIIVRCDSDKGLAEEAPIAYKDVDSVVNVVQNAKIARKVARLVPVAVIKGG, encoded by the coding sequence ATGTATGTTGTGAGTAAATCGATACGTTGGCAAGATTTAATAAAAATTTCTGATTATTGTTATGAAGTTCCACAATCATTTCGTGATGACATGCGTGTTTCGGCACGTGCATTTATAACTGAGGATATGTTCAAAGATGTTTCAGGCGATAGATCTCTTGAGCAGTTGATCAATGTTGCAACATTACCCGGTATACAAAAAGCTGCATTTGCAATGCCGGACATGCATCAAGGCTATGGATTTCCAATCGGTGGTGTTGCTGCAATGGCAATTGATGAAGGTGGTGTGATTTCACCCGGTGGCATTGGTTATGATATCAATTGTGGTGTGCGCTTAATGGTTGCCGATGCAACGTATGGTGAAGTTAAGCCGTACTTAGAGCAGATTGCTACCGAACTGTTCAATGCAGTTCCATCCGGAGTTGGTCGCGGCGGGAGATTGAAACTTGATATGCATGAATTGGATGAAGTTTTGCGTTATGGTGCAAAACATATGGTCAAAAAAGGATTTGGTACGCAAGAAGATTTAGATCATTGCCAAGAGGGTGGCTGCATGGAAGTTGCGCGGCCTGATTTGGTGACTGATCGTGCAAAGCAACGTGGTGCAGATCAGTTGGGTACATTGGGGTCAGGTAATCATTTTCTTGAAGTGCAAAAAGTTGATGAGATTTATGATGAAGAAGCTGCCCAAGTGTTTGGTTTACAAAAAGGGTTATTAACGGTAATGATTCATTGTGGATCACGTGGTCTGGGGCATCAAACATGCACTGATTATGTGCGCATTATGAACAAAGCAATGCCAAAATGGGGTTATCAATTGCCCGATCGAGAATTAGTGTGTGCACCATTTTTGTCTCAAGAAGCTCAAGATTATTATTATGCAATGGCAGCAGCGGCAAATTTTGCATGGGCAAATCGTCATATGATTGGAGTTTGGGTACGGGAAGCATTTAACAATGTAGTTACCAATGTGAATTTGACAACTGTGTATGATGTTTCACATAATATTGGCAGTGTTGAAACGCATAATATTAATGGTAAAGAAAAGCGCCTTATTATGCATCGTAAGGGTGCAACGCGTTCATTTGGTCCGGGGCATCCTGAAGTTCCTAAGCGCTATCGTGATGTTGGTCAACCGGTGTTGATTCCGGGAACCATGGGCACAAGTTCATATGTTTTGGCAGGTACCAAAGAAGGGATGGATGTTGCATTCGGTTCATGTTGTCATGGTGCAGGCAGACGTTTATCACGTACTGCAGCAAAAAAAATGGTCCGTGGACCTGCATTGCGCAAAGAGCTTGAAGATCATAATATTATTGTTCGTTGCGATTCGGATAAAGGTTTGGCCGAGGAGGCACCAATTGCCTATAAAGATGTAGATTCGGTGGTTAATGTCGTACAAAATGCAAAAATTGCACGTAAAGTTGCACGATTAGTGCCGGTTGCCGTTATTAAAGGTGGATGA
- a CDS encoding type II toxin-antitoxin system RelE/ParE family toxin, producing MAYRSSFSEAFRWKIRSRLDNRIARIIFVFEEGTMILLHGFIKKAKRHQKMI from the coding sequence TTGGCCTACAGGAGCTCCTTTAGTGAAGCCTTTAGGTGGAAGATTAGGAGTCGATTAGATAATCGCATTGCACGTATAATATTTGTATTTGAAGAAGGCACAATGATTTTGCTTCATGGATTTATAAAAAAAGCCAAAAGACACCAAAAAATGATTTAG
- a CDS encoding helix-turn-helix domain-containing protein, translated as MQEVNAVAVKAVIAHHLQEYMVKEHITQTVMAKRLGTSRTGLKRLLDPTNSSITLLTLNRAADVLGKKIEINLVDSISKK; from the coding sequence ATGCAAGAGGTTAATGCTGTTGCTGTCAAAGCAGTAATTGCTCATCACTTGCAAGAATACATGGTGAAAGAGCATATTACTCAAACAGTGATGGCAAAACGATTAGGTACAAGTAGAACTGGATTGAAAAGACTTCTTGATCCTACAAACAGCTCAATAACTCTTTTAACACTTAATCGAGCAGCCGATGTTTTAGGTAAAAAAATTGAGATAAACTTGGTAGACTCAATCTCAAAAAAATGA